The Sphingomonas alpina genome has a segment encoding these proteins:
- a CDS encoding TIGR01244 family sulfur transferase — translation MTSIRPIDDSISVAPQITPADVTEIARAGFTAIINNRPDDEEPGQPEGAAVRLIADTLNLKYTEIPVTHSGFSGNQVDAMVAALEDAGGPVLAYCRSGTRSCNLWALARVKMGDHPDTVMAKAAATGYDLTGIRPLLDALASGR, via the coding sequence ACCAGCATCCGCCCCATCGACGACTCGATTTCAGTCGCCCCGCAGATCACCCCCGCCGACGTGACCGAGATCGCGCGCGCCGGTTTTACCGCGATCATCAACAATCGCCCCGACGATGAAGAGCCCGGCCAGCCCGAGGGCGCGGCAGTGCGCCTGATCGCGGACACGCTGAACCTGAAATATACCGAGATTCCGGTCACCCATTCGGGCTTTTCGGGCAATCAGGTCGATGCGATGGTCGCGGCACTCGAAGATGCCGGCGGACCGGTGCTCGCCTATTGCCGTTCGGGCACGCGGTCGTGCAATCTCTGGGCGCTGGCGCGAGTCAAGATGGGCGACCATCCCGATACGGTGATGGCGAAGGCGGCGGCCACCGGGTACGACCTGACCGGCATCCGCCCGCTGCTCGATGCGTTAGCTTCGGGCAGATGA
- a CDS encoding sterol desaturase family protein yields the protein MDLHFLVAYDPVKYAVPGFVLLVALEMVVARFRDRTRYEPRDTLTSLALGLGSTVAGVLTAGIAYAIAVWVWQFRLFDIGYAWYWFLLAFVIDDLAYYAFHRSAHRVRWFWASHVIHHSSQHYNLSTALRQTWTGFVSLGFIFRLPLALIGFPPEMLLFVGAINLIYQFWIHTEVVGRCPRWFEAVMNTPSHHRVHHATNARYLDKNYAGVFIIWDKMFGTFEPERDDDRPRYGIVHNLGSFNLIWAAFHEWIGIARDVWAAPGWRAKLGYMVMPPGWSHDGSRDTSEIIKERWLEKQRRAEGALWKKPISSSSEEDRAGAPPRAA from the coding sequence ATGGATCTGCATTTCCTCGTCGCCTATGACCCGGTCAAATATGCCGTGCCGGGCTTTGTCCTGCTCGTCGCGCTTGAGATGGTCGTGGCGCGATTCAGGGACCGGACGCGTTACGAGCCGCGCGATACACTGACCTCGCTGGCGCTCGGATTGGGCAGCACGGTGGCCGGCGTCCTCACCGCCGGCATTGCCTATGCCATTGCGGTCTGGGTGTGGCAGTTCCGGCTCTTCGATATCGGCTATGCCTGGTATTGGTTCCTGCTCGCCTTCGTGATCGACGATTTGGCCTATTATGCCTTTCACCGCTCGGCGCATCGCGTGCGCTGGTTCTGGGCGAGTCATGTCATCCATCATTCGAGCCAGCATTATAATCTGTCGACGGCACTTCGGCAGACCTGGACCGGCTTCGTCTCGCTCGGCTTCATCTTCCGCCTGCCGCTCGCCCTGATCGGCTTTCCGCCCGAGATGCTGCTGTTCGTCGGGGCGATCAACCTGATCTATCAGTTCTGGATTCACACCGAAGTGGTCGGGCGCTGCCCGCGCTGGTTCGAGGCAGTGATGAACACGCCGTCGCACCACCGCGTCCATCATGCGACCAATGCGCGCTATCTCGACAAGAATTATGCCGGGGTGTTCATCATCTGGGACAAGATGTTCGGCACGTTCGAGCCGGAGCGCGACGATGATCGGCCACGCTATGGCATCGTGCACAATCTCGGCAGCTTCAACCTGATCTGGGCCGCATTCCATGAATGGATCGGCATCGCCAGGGACGTGTGGGCGGCACCGGGCTGGCGCGCCAAGCTGGGCTATATGGTCATGCCCCCGGGATGGAGCCACGACGGCAGCCGGGATACGTCGGAAATCATCAAAGAGCGCTGGCTGGAAAAGCAGCGCCGAGCGGAGGGTGCGCTGTGGAAGAAGCCGATATCGTCGTCGTCGGAGGAGGATCGGGCGGGAGCGCCGCCGCGGGCCGCCTGA